In the Salinirubrum litoreum genome, one interval contains:
- the argS gene encoding arginine--tRNA ligase, which translates to MFRAFRDAVEAAVADALSAMDLPTDDLGVEEPPDDVDAVLASSVAFRLAGVVGAPPPQIAGDVADEIDPSGYDYLGGVSAQGPYVNFHPSEDYYADTLDAGQDSEWGRLEDTGDSVVVEHTSANPTGPIHVGRARNPILGDAVARVLDFAGNDVERHYYVNDAGRQVAVFAWAYERFDEADLPDPERDRADYDLVRYYRKGNQFLESADEAAAERAEAEIESIMQGLEAGDDEAFERVGRVVDGCLSGMRQSLERLPAEFDAFVKESSFMRDGSADDLVQRLKDSEYAVYEEDAWQLDLSAFGFEKKLVFLRSDGTSLYTTRDLAHHEWKFENFDRAVTVLGEDHKLQAEQLRTALEILGNDTDQLRSTFYSWVNLPEGGMSTREGTGVDLDDLLDEAISRARDEVESRLDSRSRDDDLDEDDVDRIAEQVGIGAVRYDIVSKQPTKGITFEWEQALDFEAQSAPYVQYVHARCCGILDEAESQGIAVPGADEIDPDVLDSEYERALLRKIARFPAVIEESAEDLEPHVVATFTREFAELFNAFYRECPVLSADDPETQRARIALVEASRHTVANALGVLGVAAPESM; encoded by the coding sequence ATGTTCAGAGCGTTCCGGGACGCAGTCGAAGCCGCAGTGGCCGACGCGCTGTCCGCGATGGATCTGCCGACCGACGACCTCGGCGTGGAGGAACCGCCGGACGACGTAGACGCGGTGCTCGCGTCCAGCGTCGCCTTCCGACTCGCCGGCGTGGTCGGGGCACCCCCGCCACAGATCGCGGGCGACGTGGCCGACGAGATCGACCCCTCCGGCTACGACTACCTCGGCGGCGTCTCCGCGCAGGGCCCCTACGTCAACTTCCACCCGTCAGAGGACTACTACGCCGACACCCTCGACGCCGGTCAGGACAGCGAGTGGGGCCGACTCGAAGACACCGGCGACTCGGTCGTCGTCGAGCACACCTCCGCGAACCCGACCGGCCCGATCCACGTCGGACGCGCCCGGAACCCGATCCTCGGCGACGCCGTCGCCCGCGTCCTCGACTTCGCCGGCAACGACGTGGAGCGCCACTACTACGTCAACGACGCCGGCCGACAGGTCGCGGTCTTCGCGTGGGCCTACGAACGGTTCGACGAGGCCGACCTCCCGGACCCGGAACGCGACCGTGCCGACTACGACCTCGTGCGCTACTACCGCAAGGGCAACCAGTTCCTCGAATCGGCCGACGAGGCGGCCGCCGAACGGGCCGAAGCCGAGATCGAGTCCATCATGCAGGGACTCGAAGCCGGCGACGACGAGGCCTTCGAGCGCGTCGGTCGCGTGGTCGACGGCTGTCTCTCCGGGATGCGTCAGTCGCTCGAACGCCTGCCCGCCGAGTTCGACGCCTTCGTGAAGGAGTCGTCGTTCATGCGCGACGGGTCGGCAGACGACCTCGTCCAGCGCCTGAAAGACAGCGAGTACGCCGTCTACGAGGAGGACGCGTGGCAACTCGACCTCTCGGCGTTCGGCTTCGAGAAGAAACTCGTCTTCCTGCGGTCGGACGGCACCAGTCTCTACACGACCCGCGACCTGGCCCACCACGAGTGGAAGTTCGAGAACTTCGACCGCGCCGTGACGGTGCTGGGCGAGGACCACAAACTGCAGGCCGAACAGCTCAGAACCGCGCTCGAAATCCTCGGCAACGACACCGATCAGCTCCGCTCGACGTTCTACTCGTGGGTCAACCTGCCCGAGGGTGGGATGTCCACCCGCGAGGGCACCGGCGTCGACCTGGACGACTTGCTCGACGAGGCCATCTCACGTGCCCGCGACGAGGTGGAGAGCCGCCTCGACTCCCGGTCGCGTGACGACGACCTGGACGAAGATGACGTCGACCGCATCGCCGAACAGGTCGGCATCGGCGCGGTCCGGTACGACATCGTCTCGAAACAGCCGACGAAGGGGATCACCTTCGAGTGGGAGCAGGCACTGGACTTCGAGGCACAGTCGGCCCCGTACGTCCAGTACGTGCACGCCCGCTGTTGTGGCATCCTCGACGAGGCCGAGTCACAGGGTATCGCCGTGCCCGGTGCGGACGAGATCGACCCCGACGTACTGGACAGCGAGTACGAGCGTGCACTGCTCAGAAAGATCGCGCGGTTCCCGGCGGTGATCGAGGAGTCCGCCGAGGACCTCGAACCGCACGTCGTCGCCACGTTCACGCGGGAGTTCGCGGAACTGTTCAACGCCTTCTACCGCGAGTGTCCGGTGTTGTCGGCCGACGACCCGGAGACGCAGCGCGCTCGCATCGCTCTCGTGGAGGCGTCCCGGCACACGGTCGCCAACGCGCTCGGCGTCCTCGGGGTCGCGGCCCCCGAGTCGATGTAG
- a CDS encoding CTP-dependent riboflavin kinase — MPETTATPTVGHDELAALKFVAVDGGLAGPVKVSCSGLAGRLDASSQTASRRLQRLDEAGLLDREIVSDGQWIEITDAGESALRGEYADYRRIFEDDATLTLEGTVTSGMGEGRHYISLPGYMEQFRERLDYEPFAGTLNVELTEESVRARAGMASLDAVSIDGWEDEERTFGPATCYAATIVAGDDSFDTAHIIVPDRTHHDETQLEVIAPAKLRDELGLADGDTITVRVEEV; from the coding sequence ATGCCAGAGACGACAGCGACGCCGACCGTCGGCCACGACGAACTCGCCGCCCTGAAGTTCGTCGCGGTCGACGGGGGCTTGGCCGGTCCCGTCAAGGTCTCCTGTTCCGGGCTCGCGGGTCGGCTCGACGCCTCCAGTCAGACCGCCTCGCGGCGACTCCAGCGACTCGACGAGGCCGGTCTGCTCGACCGCGAGATCGTCAGCGACGGCCAGTGGATCGAGATCACCGACGCCGGCGAGTCGGCCCTGCGCGGCGAGTACGCCGACTACCGGCGCATCTTCGAGGACGACGCGACACTGACACTCGAGGGCACCGTCACCAGCGGGATGGGCGAGGGGCGACACTACATCTCCCTGCCGGGCTACATGGAGCAGTTCCGGGAGCGACTCGACTACGAACCGTTCGCCGGGACCCTGAACGTCGAACTGACCGAGGAGAGCGTCCGCGCCCGCGCCGGGATGGCCTCACTGGACGCGGTCTCGATCGACGGCTGGGAGGACGAGGAGCGCACCTTCGGCCCCGCCACGTGCTACGCCGCGACCATCGTCGCGGGCGACGACAGCTTCGACACCGCCCACATCATCGTCCCGGACCGAACCCACCACGACGAGACGCAACTGGAAGTGATCGCGCCCGCGAAACTCCGGGACGAACTCGGACTGGCCGACGGCGACACGATCACGGTCCGCGTGGAGGAGGTCTGA
- the ribB gene encoding 3,4-dihydroxy-2-butanone-4-phosphate synthase has product MASHASEEPRAADSTIAEAVAAFREGKPVLIHDFADREGETDIVYPAESMTPEDVVRLRTDAGGLICTAIPDAVGAAFDLPLLDDALAHPSADGGDLGYDSRSSFSLPVNHRDTYTGITDNDRSLTIRKLAEATANPAGTDFASEFRAPGHVHVLRAAPGLLSERRGHTELGVALAQEAGVTPAVVVCEMLDEETGEALSPADAQSYADRHGLVYLEGSALVEQLG; this is encoded by the coding sequence ATGGCGTCTCACGCGTCCGAGGAACCACGCGCCGCCGACTCGACCATCGCCGAGGCGGTCGCGGCGTTCCGCGAGGGCAAGCCGGTCCTGATCCACGACTTCGCCGACCGCGAGGGCGAGACCGACATCGTCTACCCGGCCGAGTCGATGACTCCCGAGGACGTGGTGCGCCTGCGGACCGACGCGGGCGGCCTGATCTGTACCGCCATCCCGGACGCGGTCGGTGCGGCCTTCGACCTCCCGTTGCTGGACGACGCGCTGGCTCACCCGTCTGCGGACGGCGGCGACCTCGGCTACGACTCGCGGTCCTCGTTCTCCCTGCCGGTGAACCACCGCGACACCTACACCGGGATCACCGACAACGACCGGTCGCTGACGATCCGGAAACTGGCGGAGGCGACCGCGAACCCGGCAGGAACCGACTTCGCGTCGGAGTTCCGGGCACCCGGTCACGTCCACGTCCTGCGGGCCGCGCCCGGCTTGCTGTCGGAGCGCAGAGGCCACACGGAACTCGGTGTCGCACTGGCGCAGGAAGCCGGCGTGACGCCCGCCGTCGTCGTCTGTGAGATGCTCGACGAGGAGACCGGCGAGGCGCTGTCACCCGCCGACGCGCAGAGCTACGCCGACCGGCACGGACTGGTGTACCTGGAAGGGTCGGCACTGGTCGAGCAGTTGGGCTGA
- a CDS encoding branched-chain amino acid transaminase: protein MSGFDDMDVDTIWMDGEFVDWDDAQIHVLSHGLHYGTGVFEGARCYDTEEGPAIFRWEEHLDRLFASTKPYDMEIPFSREELSEATLELIRRQNLESCYIRPIAFFGYHALGVSPGECPTDVAIAAWPWGTYLGEEALENGIDVMVSSWRKHASSQIPTNAKTTGLYVNSLLAGEEARRNGYREAIVLNKEGNVAEGPGENIFLVRDGEIFTPGLSESILDGITRNTVITLAEERGYEVHDNVSISRGELNTADELFFTGSAAEVTPIKRVDNVTIGNGSRGPVTEELQQAFFDLVERRTDDHDDWFTYV from the coding sequence ATGAGCGGCTTCGACGACATGGACGTGGACACCATCTGGATGGACGGCGAGTTCGTGGACTGGGACGACGCCCAGATTCACGTGCTGAGCCACGGACTCCACTACGGCACCGGCGTCTTCGAGGGCGCGCGGTGTTACGACACGGAAGAGGGCCCCGCCATCTTCCGGTGGGAGGAGCACCTCGACCGCCTGTTCGCCTCGACCAAACCCTACGACATGGAGATTCCCTTCTCGCGGGAGGAACTCAGCGAGGCGACGCTCGAACTGATCCGGCGACAGAACCTCGAGTCCTGTTACATCCGGCCGATCGCCTTCTTCGGGTACCACGCGCTGGGCGTCAGCCCCGGCGAGTGTCCGACCGACGTGGCTATCGCGGCGTGGCCGTGGGGCACCTACCTCGGCGAGGAGGCACTCGAGAACGGCATCGACGTGATGGTCTCCTCGTGGCGCAAGCACGCCTCCAGCCAGATTCCGACAAACGCGAAGACGACCGGCCTGTACGTCAACTCCCTGCTCGCGGGCGAGGAAGCCCGGAGAAACGGCTACCGCGAGGCCATCGTCCTGAACAAGGAGGGCAACGTGGCCGAGGGTCCCGGCGAGAACATCTTCCTCGTCCGCGACGGCGAGATATTCACGCCCGGTCTCTCGGAGTCCATCCTCGACGGGATCACCCGCAACACGGTCATCACGCTGGCCGAGGAGCGCGGCTACGAGGTCCACGACAACGTCTCCATCTCGCGTGGCGAACTCAACACCGCCGACGAACTGTTCTTCACCGGCTCTGCGGCCGAGGTGACGCCGATCAAGCGGGTCGACAACGTGACCATCGGCAACGGCTCGCGCGGCCCCGTCACCGAGGAACTCCAGCAGGCGTTCTTCGACCTCGTGGAGCGCCGGACCGACGACCACGACGACTGGTTCACCTACGTCTGA
- a CDS encoding DUF502 domain-containing protein codes for MSSWKRDVASGLVVLVPLLVIAAVVSWLYNQILGLPFLSSIISQDAAGTIPVEVVRVAIVIVVFAMLVLAVGYLMRTTLGRLIEAGIDDVINRVPVIRIVYNASKLAVETALSGTEDLQKPVRLETWPGIRMTAFKTGKQTEDGREVLFMPTAPNITTGFVMEVEPERLEETDERVEEALTRILSAGFAEQKEEGIPIDVEDERGEEKPTPSPDGGDEQAG; via the coding sequence ATGTCCTCGTGGAAACGCGACGTCGCGAGTGGGTTGGTCGTCCTCGTTCCGTTGCTCGTCATCGCCGCCGTCGTCAGTTGGCTCTACAACCAGATACTCGGTCTGCCGTTTCTGTCCAGCATCATCAGTCAGGACGCGGCGGGGACGATTCCGGTCGAGGTCGTCCGGGTCGCCATCGTCATCGTCGTCTTCGCCATGCTGGTCCTGGCGGTCGGCTACCTCATGCGGACGACGCTCGGCCGACTCATCGAAGCCGGCATCGACGACGTGATCAACCGGGTGCCGGTCATCCGCATCGTCTACAACGCCTCCAAACTCGCCGTCGAGACGGCACTCTCCGGGACCGAAGACCTCCAGAAGCCGGTCCGACTGGAGACCTGGCCCGGTATCCGGATGACGGCGTTCAAGACCGGCAAGCAGACCGAGGACGGCCGCGAGGTGCTCTTCATGCCGACCGCGCCGAACATCACCACCGGGTTCGTGATGGAGGTCGAACCCGAACGACTGGAGGAGACCGACGAACGCGTCGAGGAGGCCCTGACGCGCATCCTCTCGGCCGGGTTCGCCGAGCAGAAAGAGGAGGGCATCCCCATCGACGTCGAGGACGAACGCGGCGAGGAGAAACCGACGCCCTCACCCGACGGTGGCGACGAGCAGGCGGGCTGA
- a CDS encoding proline dehydrogenase family protein, which yields MIPPIASRFVAGETPAVALEHTRLTNAEGVKVILNLLGEHYDDPAPARDDADAYRQLIADIASTGLDACVSVKPSQIGLDVSEEFFREQYRAIAEAGDEHDVFVWCDMEDATTTDATLDAYEDLAREFGGGMGLCVQANLRRTKTDLERLASVPGKIRLVKGAYEEGSDIAYTDKSDVNEAYREDLEFMFQEFDGGIGVGSHDPAMIDFATDLHDQYGTDFEIQMLMGVREQAQFDLAADGYEVWQYAPYGDKWLSYFYRRVRERKENLGFALRAIVSG from the coding sequence ATGATTCCACCCATCGCCAGCCGGTTCGTGGCGGGGGAGACGCCGGCCGTGGCGCTCGAACACACCCGACTCACGAACGCCGAGGGCGTGAAGGTCATCCTGAACCTGCTGGGCGAACACTACGACGACCCAGCGCCGGCCCGCGACGACGCCGACGCCTACCGGCAACTGATCGCCGACATCGCCAGCACCGGACTGGACGCCTGCGTCTCGGTCAAGCCTTCGCAGATCGGCCTCGACGTGAGCGAGGAGTTCTTCCGCGAGCAGTACCGCGCCATCGCCGAAGCCGGCGACGAGCACGACGTGTTCGTCTGGTGTGACATGGAGGACGCGACCACGACCGACGCGACGCTCGACGCCTACGAGGACCTCGCCCGGGAGTTCGGGGGCGGGATGGGCCTGTGCGTGCAGGCGAACCTCCGCCGGACCAAGACCGACCTCGAACGACTCGCGAGCGTACCGGGCAAGATCCGCCTCGTGAAGGGGGCCTACGAGGAAGGTTCGGACATCGCCTACACCGACAAGTCGGACGTGAACGAGGCCTACCGCGAGGATCTGGAGTTCATGTTCCAGGAGTTCGACGGCGGGATCGGTGTCGGGAGCCACGACCCGGCGATGATCGACTTCGCCACCGACCTCCACGACCAGTACGGCACCGACTTCGAGATTCAGATGCTGATGGGCGTCCGCGAACAGGCACAGTTCGACCTCGCGGCCGACGGCTACGAGGTCTGGCAGTACGCACCCTACGGCGACAAGTGGCTCTCGTACTTCTATCGCCGCGTCCGCGAGCGCAAGGAGAACCTCGGCTTCGCCCTGCGCGCGATCGTCTCCGGGTGA
- a CDS encoding CDP-2,3-bis-(O-geranylgeranyl)-sn-glycerol synthase — MVVTTLATALWAMLPAYLPNNVAVVAGGGRPIDGGRTMGGNRLLGDGKTWRGTAVGTVAGTLLALGLNVVHDSIAGLLGVALPFFPLRVGFALAFGAMLGDIGASFVKRRTGSERGAAFPGLDQLDFVVGALVTTAVVAPAWFGATFTLPVVVAVLIATPVLHVVTNVGAYLLGLKDEPW; from the coding sequence ATGGTCGTCACGACGCTGGCAACCGCGCTGTGGGCGATGTTGCCCGCCTACCTGCCGAACAACGTCGCCGTCGTCGCCGGCGGTGGTCGGCCCATCGACGGCGGCCGCACGATGGGCGGCAACCGTCTGCTCGGAGACGGGAAGACGTGGCGCGGCACCGCGGTCGGGACGGTCGCCGGGACGCTGTTGGCACTCGGGCTGAACGTCGTCCACGACTCGATCGCGGGCCTGCTGGGCGTCGCACTCCCCTTCTTCCCGCTCCGGGTCGGCTTCGCACTCGCCTTCGGGGCGATGCTGGGCGACATCGGGGCGTCGTTCGTGAAACGCCGGACCGGGAGCGAACGCGGCGCGGCGTTCCCCGGACTCGACCAACTGGACTTCGTGGTCGGTGCGCTGGTGACCACGGCGGTCGTCGCGCCGGCGTGGTTCGGCGCGACGTTCACGCTCCCGGTGGTGGTTGCGGTGTTGATCGCGACGCCGGTCCTGCACGTGGTGACGAACGTCGGGGCGTACCTGCTCGGCCTGAAAGACGAGCCCTGGTGA
- a CDS encoding threonine synthase produces the protein MDTTESFRGLACTDCGATFDPDHLDRCPDCGAPLAPEYDYGAVPADPAELADGSGMWRYADLLPFPVESAVTISEGDTPLVDAPRLADELDTGTVLVKDESRNPTGTVLDRGLSLAVTAVAQFGGEDPEPLAHATPGNAGQSAAAYAGRADLRSYAFVPSRAPFSNKAMINVHGGEMRVVGGRYPDALAAVSEQLATDWTSLQEFTNPYRHEGAKTVAYEVLADLDWEVPDAVVTPVGTGEVLVGLAEGFRSAVAAGWVEETPRLFAVQPEGCAPVVEAFESGAETTEAWDHPDTIVGELEIPDPAGGDLAVSALAECDGDAVAVEDESILRSAVTAAGSEGVEMGAAGGASAAGAWELADEFDADATVVLVNTESGGKTADVLRSHLMGQGI, from the coding sequence ATGGACACGACGGAGTCGTTCCGTGGGCTGGCCTGCACCGACTGCGGCGCGACGTTCGACCCGGACCACCTCGACCGGTGTCCGGACTGTGGGGCACCACTCGCCCCCGAGTACGACTACGGCGCGGTCCCCGCCGACCCGGCGGAACTGGCCGACGGGTCGGGGATGTGGCGCTACGCCGACCTCCTGCCGTTCCCGGTCGAGTCGGCGGTCACCATCTCGGAGGGGGACACGCCACTGGTGGACGCCCCGCGTCTCGCCGACGAGTTGGACACCGGCACGGTCCTCGTCAAAGACGAGAGTCGGAACCCGACCGGCACGGTTCTCGACCGAGGGTTGTCGCTGGCGGTCACCGCGGTCGCGCAGTTCGGCGGCGAGGACCCGGAACCGCTGGCACACGCCACGCCGGGGAACGCCGGGCAGTCGGCGGCCGCGTACGCCGGCCGCGCCGACCTGCGATCCTACGCCTTCGTCCCCTCGCGTGCACCGTTCTCGAACAAGGCGATGATCAACGTCCACGGCGGCGAGATGCGCGTCGTCGGCGGGCGGTACCCGGACGCGCTGGCGGCCGTCTCGGAGCAGTTGGCGACCGACTGGACCTCCCTCCAGGAGTTCACGAACCCCTACCGGCACGAGGGCGCGAAGACGGTGGCCTACGAGGTGCTGGCCGACCTCGACTGGGAGGTGCCGGACGCGGTCGTCACCCCGGTCGGCACCGGCGAGGTGCTGGTCGGACTGGCCGAGGGGTTCCGGTCGGCCGTCGCGGCCGGGTGGGTCGAGGAGACGCCGCGGCTGTTCGCGGTCCAACCGGAGGGCTGTGCCCCGGTCGTCGAGGCGTTCGAGTCCGGCGCGGAGACGACCGAGGCGTGGGACCACCCGGACACCATCGTCGGCGAACTGGAGATTCCGGACCCGGCCGGCGGCGACCTCGCGGTGTCGGCGCTCGCCGAGTGCGACGGCGACGCGGTCGCGGTCGAAGACGAGTCGATCCTCCGGAGTGCCGTGACGGCCGCCGGGTCGGAAGGCGTGGAGATGGGTGCGGCCGGCGGTGCCTCGGCCGCCGGCGCGTGGGAACTGGCCGACGAGTTCGACGCGGACGCGACGGTCGTGCTGGTGAACACCGAGTCCGGCGGCAAGACGGCCGACGTGCTCCGGAGTCACCTGATGGGACAGGGGATCTGA
- a CDS encoding NAD(P)/FAD-dependent oxidoreductase: MTDSVVVVGGGLAGLVAARHLAEAGADVTLYEQHETVGGRVRTRERDGFTLDRGFQVLFTAYPAVRRELDLDALDLRTFSPGACICRPGKRSILSDPLREPTTILDSLRNDEVPLSDKARTLLLRQDLRGKSESDIFDGPDRSIRQHLSEWGFSDDYVEHFVAPFYGGITLDRSLATSKRVFEYTFKALSAGEIGVPADGMGAIPEQLAARAREAGAEIRTGVEATEVVDPASSGGRAIEITDGGESERLDDLPTDAGDGETAEADSDETGGSVTVETSEGTVEADAVVVAADPKRARELTGVPSIPTEAVSSVTQYYSLPTGTDLGTDRKLLLNAKDASPNAVVPMSEVAPEYAPAGRELLTATFLGREALDADDEELFTATRRALAAWYPERDFEDLDVVATDRIEFAQFAQPPGVHDDLPSARTAGGNTYLAGDYTGWSSINAAMKSGRLAASAVLADR; this comes from the coding sequence ATGACCGACTCAGTGGTCGTCGTCGGCGGCGGACTCGCCGGACTCGTCGCGGCACGACACCTCGCCGAGGCGGGCGCGGACGTGACGCTCTACGAACAGCACGAGACGGTCGGTGGCCGCGTCCGGACCCGCGAGCGGGACGGCTTCACGCTCGACCGTGGCTTCCAGGTGCTGTTCACCGCCTACCCCGCCGTCCGGCGGGAACTGGACCTCGACGCCCTCGACCTCCGGACCTTCTCGCCGGGTGCGTGCATCTGCCGGCCCGGCAAGCGGTCGATCCTCTCGGATCCACTCCGTGAACCGACCACCATCCTCGACTCGCTGCGGAACGACGAGGTGCCCCTCTCGGACAAAGCCCGGACGCTCCTCCTTCGACAGGACCTTCGCGGCAAGAGCGAGAGCGACATCTTCGACGGCCCGGACCGGTCGATCCGACAGCACCTCTCGGAGTGGGGCTTCTCGGACGACTACGTCGAGCACTTCGTCGCGCCGTTCTACGGCGGGATCACGCTCGACCGGTCACTGGCCACCTCCAAACGCGTCTTCGAGTACACGTTCAAGGCCCTCTCCGCCGGCGAGATCGGCGTTCCCGCAGACGGGATGGGAGCGATCCCCGAGCAACTCGCCGCTCGCGCCCGCGAGGCGGGAGCCGAGATCCGAACCGGCGTCGAAGCCACCGAGGTCGTCGATCCGGCGAGTTCCGGAGGGCGTGCGATCGAGATCACCGACGGCGGCGAGTCGGAACGCCTCGACGACCTGCCGACGGACGCGGGAGACGGAGAGACCGCCGAGGCAGACAGCGACGAGACGGGCGGTTCGGTGACGGTCGAGACGAGCGAGGGGACGGTCGAGGCGGACGCGGTCGTCGTCGCCGCCGATCCGAAGCGTGCTCGCGAACTGACCGGCGTCCCGTCCATCCCGACCGAGGCTGTCTCCTCCGTGACGCAGTACTACAGCCTCCCGACCGGGACCGACCTCGGCACCGACCGGAAACTCCTCTTGAACGCGAAGGACGCCAGCCCGAACGCGGTCGTCCCGATGTCGGAGGTCGCGCCGGAGTACGCACCCGCCGGTCGAGAACTCCTCACGGCGACGTTCCTCGGGCGCGAGGCGCTGGACGCGGACGACGAGGAGTTGTTCACCGCCACCCGGCGCGCGCTGGCGGCGTGGTACCCCGAACGCGACTTCGAGGACCTCGACGTGGTGGCGACCGACAGGATCGAGTTCGCGCAGTTCGCCCAACCGCCGGGTGTCCACGACGACCTGCCCTCGGCGCGCACGGCCGGCGGCAACACCTATCTCGCGGGCGACTACACCGGGTGGTCGTCGATCAACGCCGCGATGAAGAGTGGCCGACTGGCCGCCAGTGCGGTGCTGGCGGATCGCTGA
- a CDS encoding glycoside hydrolase family 13 protein encodes MTADSPDADVPEQTSPGSGGDVAVPDRQWWKEAVVYQIYPRSFRDTDGDGIGDLAGITEQVPYLADLGVDVVWLCPVYDSPNADNGYDIRDYRAVHEEFGTMADWEALLAELHDHDVRLLMDLVVNHTSDEHEWFQRSRREEDGYEDYYYWRDGVPAESVDYEVAWEGGPVGEAPPNNWESFMGGSAWSYDDLREQWYLHVFDEKQPDLNWRTPAVRQEVDDLVEWWLAKGIDGFRMDAINYISKAEGLPDGDPENFPIGVEQFGHGPRIHEYLRGLYDRVLSRYDAMTVAEMADTSVDLAEEYLGEDGDGLSMIFHFEHMELDLSPEGRWDHEGWGEWDLTDLKETTARWQTDLESGWNSVYLGNHDQPRIVSRFGDDGEYRRASATLLATFLLTSRGTPYVYQGEEIGMTNADFASIDDLDDPMTIAPVREKIESGEVDSYEDLRAFVNYVSRDHARTPMQWSADEHAGFTDGEPWFALNDNYDEINVEAALADETSIWYHYRDLIALRHAEDVLVYGDFELLLPDHEQFYAYLRTLGEDRVLVVLNWSGESPTFDPDADLGGDASEILHSNYADSPISPDGADFRPYEAVVYRL; translated from the coding sequence ATGACTGCCGACTCGCCAGATGCGGACGTACCGGAGCAGACCTCGCCGGGGTCCGGCGGAGACGTGGCCGTCCCGGACCGCCAGTGGTGGAAGGAGGCTGTCGTCTACCAGATCTATCCGCGAAGTTTCCGCGACACCGACGGCGACGGAATCGGCGACCTCGCCGGGATCACCGAGCAGGTGCCGTACCTCGCCGACCTCGGTGTGGACGTGGTCTGGCTCTGTCCGGTCTACGACTCGCCGAACGCCGACAACGGCTACGACATCCGGGACTATCGCGCCGTCCACGAGGAGTTCGGGACGATGGCCGACTGGGAGGCGCTCCTCGCCGAACTCCACGACCACGACGTGCGCCTGCTGATGGACCTCGTCGTCAACCACACCTCCGACGAACACGAGTGGTTCCAGCGCTCTCGCCGAGAGGAAGACGGGTACGAGGACTACTACTACTGGCGCGACGGCGTGCCGGCGGAGTCGGTCGACTACGAGGTCGCGTGGGAGGGTGGCCCAGTGGGGGAAGCGCCGCCGAACAACTGGGAGTCGTTCATGGGCGGGTCGGCGTGGAGCTACGACGACCTGCGCGAACAGTGGTACCTCCACGTCTTCGACGAGAAACAGCCCGATCTGAACTGGCGGACGCCGGCAGTCCGACAGGAGGTCGACGACCTCGTCGAGTGGTGGCTGGCGAAGGGAATCGACGGCTTCCGGATGGACGCGATCAACTACATCTCGAAGGCCGAGGGCCTGCCGGACGGCGACCCCGAGAACTTCCCTATCGGCGTCGAGCAGTTCGGGCACGGTCCGCGCATCCACGAGTACCTGCGAGGGCTGTACGACCGTGTGCTGTCGCGCTACGACGCGATGACGGTCGCGGAGATGGCCGACACGAGCGTCGACCTCGCAGAGGAGTACCTCGGCGAGGACGGCGACGGGCTGAGCATGATCTTCCACTTCGAGCACATGGAACTCGATCTGAGTCCCGAGGGCCGGTGGGACCACGAGGGGTGGGGCGAGTGGGACCTCACGGATCTGAAAGAGACCACGGCCCGGTGGCAGACCGATCTGGAATCGGGGTGGAACTCGGTGTATCTCGGCAACCACGACCAGCCCCGGATCGTCTCCCGGTTCGGCGACGACGGCGAGTACCGCCGAGCGTCGGCGACCCTGCTCGCCACCTTCCTGCTCACGAGTCGCGGGACGCCCTACGTCTATCAGGGCGAGGAGATCGGGATGACGAACGCCGACTTCGCCTCCATCGACGACCTCGACGATCCGATGACCATCGCGCCGGTCCGCGAGAAGATCGAGTCGGGCGAAGTCGACTCCTACGAGGACCTCCGCGCGTTCGTGAACTACGTCTCGCGGGACCACGCCCGGACGCCCATGCAGTGGTCGGCCGACGAACACGCCGGCTTCACGGACGGCGAACCGTGGTTCGCGCTCAACGACAACTACGACGAGATCAACGTCGAGGCGGCGCTGGCCGACGAGACCTCGATCTGGTACCACTACCGCGACCTGATCGCGCTCCGGCACGCCGAAGACGTGCTGGTGTACGGCGACTTCGAACTCCTGCTTCCCGACCACGAGCAGTTCTACGCCTACCTGCGGACGCTCGGCGAGGATCGGGTGCTGGTCGTCCTCAACTGGTCCGGCGAGTCGCCGACGTTCGATCCCGACGCCGACCTCGGGGGCGACGCGAGCGAGATACTCCACTCGAACTACGCCGACAGCCCGATCAGTCCGGACGGGGCCGACTTCCGACCCTACGAAGCAGTCGTCTACCGGCTCTAA